Proteins from a genomic interval of Acidimicrobiales bacterium:
- a CDS encoding glycosyltransferase family 2 protein, protein MSEAKPLRPTAFSAVIAAKNEEATIAPVLEAVGLLTDDVVVVDGRSTDRTREIAERHGARVVTDNGLGKGDAIRVGLDHAAHPVTVFIDADGSHDPADIARLVAPIASGDADLVMGSRMLGGSDELFGSAYEVLRLMGSLAISLTINYRFGVRFTDYQNGFRAIRTDVGRRIATTSNITTIEQEMAMKCLQYGYRVTEVPTHESRRQGGESKISVMRVAHRYVGNVARGVAVRRRPPPPVPPKAADPTR, encoded by the coding sequence GTGTCCGAGGCGAAGCCACTGCGGCCCACCGCGTTCAGCGCCGTGATCGCGGCCAAGAACGAAGAGGCGACCATCGCCCCGGTGCTCGAGGCCGTGGGCCTCCTCACCGATGACGTCGTGGTCGTGGACGGGCGCTCGACGGACCGGACGAGGGAGATCGCGGAGCGACACGGCGCCCGGGTCGTCACCGACAACGGGCTGGGGAAGGGCGATGCCATCCGCGTCGGGCTGGACCACGCCGCCCACCCCGTCACCGTGTTCATCGACGCCGACGGATCCCACGACCCGGCCGACATCGCCCGCCTCGTGGCTCCCATCGCGTCCGGCGACGCCGACCTGGTCATGGGCTCGCGCATGTTGGGCGGCAGTGACGAGCTGTTCGGCTCGGCCTACGAGGTCCTGCGCCTCATGGGCAGCCTCGCCATCAGCCTGACCATCAACTACCGGTTCGGCGTGCGCTTCACGGACTACCAGAACGGCTTCCGGGCCATCCGCACCGACGTGGGGCGTCGCATCGCCACCACGAGCAACATCACCACCATCGAGCAGGAGATGGCGATGAAGTGCCTCCAGTACGGCTACCGGGTCACGGAGGTGCCGACCCACGAGTCCCGCCGCCAGGGCGGAGAGTCGAAGATCAGCGTCATGCGGGTGGCCCACCGCTACGTGGGCAACGTCGCCCGCGGGGTGGCGGTGCGTCGCCGGCCGCCCCCACCGGTGCCGCCGAAGGCCGCCGACCCGACCCGCTGA